The stretch of DNA ATCCCTTTTCTCGCTTTAATAGATGGCGATAAAATAAAATTTCATTCGACATCTGATGCGGAATTGGCAAGATGGCATTCTGTTTATGATCTGCCTGACCTGGCATTCGACCATAAAAAAATCATCGAAGACGCGCTGCAGCATTTAAGGTTTGAAATGCAGAATACAAACATTGCATTCCAGATGATGCCTGAGAAGTTTACTTTGACAGAACTGCAGCAGGCGCATGAAATAGTGCTGGATAAAAAGACCGATAAGAGGAATTTCAGGAAGAAAATCAGCGAGTTAGGAATATTAAAGGGGCTGCCGGAAACAAAAATGGAAGGAGCTCACCGCCCGGCAAAGATTTATTCTTTTAAATTAAAGGGATATAGGATGCTGTAATTATATTGCTTAAATAAGAACGCATTCGTTTTGCTGTTTTTTATACGGCGGTGTTATAGTTATGCTGCCAATAGCACTCCTAAGATTTCCCTTTTTATCTTCAATAGTGATTCTGACTTCATGCTCTCCTATCTGTAAAGAATACAGCTCTTGTGCAGAGAGTCCAAAATAACCTACCAGCCCGTTTACTCTTTTTAGATCTTTCTTATTTTCTATACGTATGTTGCCATCAGAGGCGAATTCATCTAATGTGCCATTAATGTATGTTTTATCATCAATTTTTATTGTTAATCTGTCAATAAAATCCTCATCTTTGGCTTTAAAAAAAACAAAAATCTCTTCTTTAGCATCTTTGAACTTCATTCTCACATAGTTGTTTTTTCTATATCCATGATCATAAAAGTTATAACATGTGAGTGCGGCAATAAGAGCGCAAGATAAGATATCCATTTTTTTCATAAATAGTGTAACTTGATGGTGGTATATAAATCTTTTGAATTATTTTTGCTGCAAAGCCATTTTTAATTTTATTCTTGACATATATTCTGCAGTATAGAAATATTTATATACTTATTAGTGTATATCATACACTAAGAGATAAAAGCTCAGTTATTTTTTCATCATAGTAAGTGTATAAAATACAATAAGTAAAAACAAAATGAAAGAAAACAAAACAATGCTGACGGACCTGTACCAGCTGACAATGAACGCAGCTTATTTTGACAACAATAAAGATGATGCTGCAACATTTGACCTGTTCATAAGAAAACTTCCAAATGACTGGGGGTATTTCATAGCCAATGGAATTGAAGATGCTGTTGACTATTTAACAACCCTGAGATTTGAGGAAGACGATATAGCTTACTTAAGAGAACAAGGAATTTTCAATGAGGATTTTTTAGAGTTCTTAAAAGACTTCAGATTTGAGGGTGATGTTTACGCGGTAAAAGAAGGAACTCTGATATTCCCAAATGAGCCGGTATTAAGGGTAACTGCAAAAAGAACCCAGGCGCAGTTTGTTGAAAGCGCCTTGCTGAACATTATAAACTTTCAGACAATGATCGCAGCTAAAACAAACAGGGTTGTAAATGCTGCTAAAGGTGCAAAAGTTGTTGATTTTGGCTTAAGAAGGGCGCAAGAAGAAGATGCTGCAATAAAGGGAGCAAGAGCCGCTTATATCGCCGGAGCAATAGCAACTTCAAATGTCAAGGCTGGAAAAGAATATAAAATCCCTATAAATGGCACTCAGGCGCATAGCTTCGTCATGAGCTTTCCTGCTGAATTGGAATCATTCAGAGCTTATGCTAAAACATTTCCAAACAATCCAACTTTGCTTATTGATACCTATGACACATTGCAGGGAGCAAGAAATGCCGCAGTTGTTGCCAAGGAGTTAGAGCAGCAGGGCAAGAAGCTTGGGGCAGTAAGGCTTGACAGCGGAGATTTGGCAGACTTATCAAAAAAAGCAAGAGCAATCCTTGATGAGCAAGGCCTTGATTATGTCAGAATAGTTGCAAGCAATGACCTCAATGAGTACAAAATAGATGATTTAGTGAAAGCAGGAGCTCCAATTAATGGCTATGGCGTTGGCACAGAAATGATAACTGCTAAGCCAATCGCCGCAATTCCTGGCGTCTATAAGCTGGTAGAAGATGATGATGGGGCAAAGATCAAATTAAGCAATGAAAAAAGAACTTTGCCTGGAAAGAAGCAAATCTATAGAATAGAAAATAAGGGAAAATATGAAAAAGACATAATTGCTTTAGAAACTGAAAAAATAGAAGGAAAACCCTTGCTGGAAAAAGCAGTTCTTAATGGCCGGAGAGTTAGGGAAAGAAGAGGCCTAAAAGAAACAAGGCAATACTGCTTAGAAGAAGTTGCAAAACTTCCTGATGAATTAAAACAAGTTAGAGTTGATCAACAATACACTATCGAGTTAGCTCCAGCTCTAAACAATTTAGTGGAGCAATTGACAAAACAATATGGAGGCGGGTAAAATGGACCAAGAACGAACAGGGGCAATTGTTGAAGATGAGCAGGGCAGAATGCATCTCTTGCTGCAGGAAAGAAAATATGCAGAAGACGATCAAATCAGGCAATTTGATGCCGTAACTTTAGACGTGCCTTTAGAAGATCAACAAGCAAAGCCCCAGTATTACATTTTGAGGGTAATTGAGCAAAAGAAAGAGCAGGATTACCAGAGAAGGTGGGTGAGATGAGAAAGGCGGGCAAGATGAGAATATTCTATGATATAGATACGCAACACGATTTCATGAGTAAATTTGGAGCATTATACATTCCTGATGCAGAGTTGATTAAGCCAAATTTAAAGAAATTGACAGAACATGCAAAAGCACATGGAATACCTGTAATAGGCTCTGTTGACAGGCATTTTGGAACAGAGGAATACAAAGACAGGGAAGGAGAACTGCAAAGATGGGGCGGACCTTTCCCAGACCATTGCATGGCCAAAACAGGCGGTGAAACAAAAATAGGAGAGACCTTGCTATATACGATAGGGTCCGGTAAACCTGCGGATTCAGCGATGACTGATAGGTATGGAGATAGAAGCATCTATATTCCGCATTTGTCAGAATCAATGGATGTTTGGGGTCAAACAGAATGGGCATTTAAAGTCGAGTGGTTTTCAATAAGATTTCAAAAAACTGAGGAAGAAGGTCACATATTTATCCCAACCTATTTTGAGAAACAAGCATATGACATATTCACAAATCCTGCACTTGGGCATGTCTTACATATAGAAAAACCAAAAGAAGCAATAGTCTACGGAGTTGCAACTGATTATTGCGTGAAGGCAGCAGTTCTAGGAATACAGCAAAGAGGGATTCAATGCTATGTTGTTGAAGATGCAATCAAGGGAGTTGATCCAAAAACAACTGAAGCAGCTATTGAAGAAATGAAAAAAGCAGGGGCCAAATTCATCAATACAAAAAAAGTTTTGGAGGAGATTGTAAGATAAAGGTGTTTAACATGGAAGTGCAAACATACAGCATCGTCATAGGAACTGAGGCATGTAATGCAAGCTGCCCTTATTGCGTATCTAAAATGACCCCTCAGTTGGGTGTTGAAAATAAACACGTAGATGTTAACTGGAGAAATTTTGACATAGCAGCAAGATACGCTAAAGATTGTGGTGCATCCACTGTGCTTTTAACAGGAAAAGGAGAGCCAACCTTGTTTCCAGAGCTTATAACAGACTATATGAAACATTTGAAAGACTATAAATTCCCTTTTACCGAGCTTCAAACAAACGGCATAACTTTGGCAGAACCAGCTTATGACAAATACCTTAAAGAATGGTACGATCATGGCATGACCTTGGTAGCGATTTCAATAGCGCATTATGATGCAGAGAAAAACAGAGAAATCTATCTGCCAAAAAGAAAACAATATTTTGATTTAGAAGGTCTGATAAGCAAACTTCATTCGCAAAAATTTGGTGTAAGATTGTCATGCACGATGCTTAAAGAGTATATTGATGATATTACCGAATTAGAGGAATTAGTGCGGTTTGCAAAAAAGAATGATGTAGAGCAGCTGACACTAAGGCCAGTAAGAAAACCAGAGTCAAGCAGGAACGATGAAATTTCTGATTGGGTTGGCAAGCATGCTGTTGATAATGATGCCCTTAAACGCATAAAAGATCATCTTGATACAAATGCCACTCTGCTCATGGAGCTTGCGCATGGCGCTGCAGTGTACGATCTTGGCGGCCAGAATATATGCTTTACTGATGCGCTAACAATTGACCCGAAATCAAGCCAGATCAGGCAGCTAATATTTTTTCCTGACGGCCATCTTAGGTATGATTGGCAATACCAGGGGGCGATCTTGCTATGAAACAATTAAAAACAATGAAAGCAGTATATAGCTATTATTTTCCAGAAGTTAAAAGATTAATAGATGATTTAATTATTGATTATCCTCATGAAATGTTTTTGACGTCAAGCAATGTTGACTTAGATTATTTTCATGAGCCTGTCATTGAAAAATTATTAAAGTTTTATGCAAATGTTGTACCTGATTTAAAAAACTTTGAATTTAGCTACCCCACTTCCGGCTCAAGCGAAGGCATTAGAGAGTATTTAACTTTATTGCAATCTAAAGGAGTTAATCAAATTTATGTGCTGAAAGGCGAATATGAGGGCTTCAAAGAAACTGCTAAAACCAGAAATATCGCTGCTGTTGAAATTGATTTAGAAAAAATATCGCCATCTAGACTGGAAAAAGGATTATGGTTTATATCCAACCCTTCGGCTAGGGATGGCAATATAATTCCTAACAAAACGATAATGGAAATATGCGACTCGGGGCACAAAATATTTTACGATCTATCTTATGCAGGTTCCACTACGCAGTATGAATTTGGCATTAATCATAAAAATGTAGAAGCCGCCGCGATATCGTTGAGCAAGCCATTTGGATTATTCCGCTATAGAGTGGGATTTACTTTTAGCAGAAATGAGATTCCCTCACTTTACTCCAATAAATGGTTTAAAAGTATTCCTGCCCTTTTAATCGCAGAAAGGATTTTTGATAATATGAAGATTGATGAATTATACGCTAAATACAGGCCAGTTCAGAAAAAAATTATTGAAGAGATCAATGACGAGTTTAAGCTAGCTATACAACCTAGCGATGCAATACTTTTAGGCTACTTGCCAAAAGATGACGCCGCCAAGCTTAATCCAACTTTACAGGAATTAATAGCTCCTTTTGAGAGAGGCGATAATTATAGGTTTTGTTTGACTCCGTATTATGAGGAAAAAGAAAGAGGATGATGAAAAATGAAAATCGCACTAGCGCAGATGGAAGTTATTCCAAACAGGCCAGATAAGAATCTGGAAACCATGATAAGGATGATTGAAGAGGCCAAGCAAAAGAAAGTTGATCTGATTGCATTCCCGGAAATGTGCATTGGCGGCTACTTATTGGGAGATATGTGGCTGAATGACGATTTCTGCAAGGATTTGATGGAATATAATGAAGAGATCAGAAAAGCAAGCAGCGGCATAGCAATAGCTTTCGGAAATATTTTCCTTGATGAGCATATTAATGACAGGGTTAAAGATAGCGCACTTCACCCAAATAAAGATGGCAGAATAAGGAGATATAATGCGGTTTATGTTGTACAAAATCAGGAATATGTTGAAAGAGCAAGGGAAACAAAGATTTTACCTAAAGGTGCAGAGCCCAAAACACTGCTGCCTAATTACAGGATCTTTGATGATGAAAGATATTTCTTTTCGCTGGAAGACATTGCAAAGGACTTTAATGTGGGCCTTGAATCTTTGAAACAGCCTTTCCTGATAGAACTCAATGGCAAAAAGGTTCCAATAGGGTTTGAGCTTTGCGAAGATTTATGGTGCGAAGATTATAGAAGAAAAGGAAAAGCGCAAAACCCTACAAAAATGCTGATCGATAATGGCGCAGATTTAATGGTTAATTTATCGGCATCGCCATGGACGCATGGGAAGAACAGCGCAAGGGACAGGCGGGTTCAGTTCTTAAAGCAGGAATCAGGAAATGGCTTTGTTCCTTTTCTCTATGTTAACTGCATTGGTGTCCAGAATAATGGAAAAAACCTTGTTACTTTTGATGGCGGATCAACTGCATACAATGCTGATGGTAAGCCAATTATGCTGAGCAAAGAAGCATACAAAGAAGAGCTGATGATTATTGGCTGCTTTGATGCAAAAGAAGTTGAAAGAAAAGAAGAGCCAAAGATAGCGCAAAAATACAAGGCAATAGTGGAAGGAATAAGGCACGTGAAAGATCTTTTTGGGCGAGAAGAGCATCCAAGGCATGTAATTGGCTTAAGCGGAGGAATTGACAGCGCTGTAGTTGCTGCATTATTAACGCAGGCAGTTGGCAGGGAAAATGTTTGCGCAGTTAATATGCCTACAAAGTATAATTCTGAAAAAACAAAACAAACAGCAGAAAGAGTCGCTGAAAGCCTGGGAATTGCATATATGCAGCTTCCAATAGAAGAAATTGTAAAATTAAATGAAGCTCTTCTTGAGAATATAGAAGCCGATGGAAAAGCCAAGCTATCAACATTAAACAAGGAAAATATTCAGGCAAAGATAAGGGGAACTTCGATATTATCAAATCTTGCCTCAAAATATGGTGCATTGTTTACGTGCAACGGCAATAAACTGGAAATTGCTGTTGGCTACGTTACCCTTTATGGCGATGTTGGCGGAGCTTATGCCCCAATAGGAGACCTGACCAAAGCAGAGATAGTTGAACTTGCCAAATACATCAATAAAGAAGTATTCAAGAAAGAAGTAATCCCGGAAATACTCATTCCGGATGATCTATTCAGATTTAGAAAAGAGCAGATACAGCCAAGCGCAGAATTAGAGTACAACCAAGTTGATCCTATGAAATTCGGCTATCATTGTGCATTGCTGGAGGCATTTACGGATTATAAAAAGAAGACTCCGGAAGATGCACTCAGGTGGTATATTGCCGGCGTTCTTGAAAAGAATCTTGGAATAAGCGCCGAGATGATTAAGAGGTATGGTGTTGATGATCCTAGGAAATTTGTTGAAGACATGGAGTGGCTCGTCAGCGGCATTCAAAAAAATGTTTTCAAGCGCATTCAGTCGCCGCCGATTATACTGACAAGCAAGTCTGCCTATGGCTATGACATCAGGGAAAGTATGATTCCCTTCAGGCAAACAAAAGAATATGATAGGTTGAGGGAACACATATTGGGGATGAAAAAATATCAGACCAGTGGCGAATAAAAAATGAAAGCGTTAGTTATCGGAAGATTCCAGCCAGTGCACAAAGGCCACATAGCATTGATCGAGGATGTTGATGCCCTTAAGCTAGAAAAAATAATCCTGGGAATAGGCGAAGAAGGAAAAAATAGAACGCCAAAGAATCCCTTTTATTTTGATGAAATCAGGGCAATGTGGCTGCCTAACCTGGAAAAGCTGATAACGCCAGTTGAGATGTACAAAATACCTGACATAAATAACAACGAAGATTACGCAAACTATGTTGAAAAAATAACTGGCTGCAATGAAGAAGATACAATCATTGTATCTGGCAATGCCCATACATTGGGCTGCTTTACTAATTACGGTAAAAATTACAGAGCATATATG from Candidatus Woesearchaeota archaeon encodes:
- a CDS encoding NUDIX hydrolase, translating into MEELKKDRFYIAVDAVIFTILDKELKILLIKRKNDPFKGRYALPGGFVELDENLEDAARRELEEETGVKNIFLKKLHAFGDVGRDPRGRVITIPFLALIDGDKIKFHSTSDAELARWHSVYDLPDLAFDHKKIIEDALQHLRFEMQNTNIAFQMMPEKFTLTELQQAHEIVLDKKTDKRNFRKKISELGILKGLPETKMEGAHRPAKIYSFKLKGYRML
- a CDS encoding nicotinate phosphoribosyltransferase, translating into MKENKTMLTDLYQLTMNAAYFDNNKDDAATFDLFIRKLPNDWGYFIANGIEDAVDYLTTLRFEEDDIAYLREQGIFNEDFLEFLKDFRFEGDVYAVKEGTLIFPNEPVLRVTAKRTQAQFVESALLNIINFQTMIAAKTNRVVNAAKGAKVVDFGLRRAQEEDAAIKGARAAYIAGAIATSNVKAGKEYKIPINGTQAHSFVMSFPAELESFRAYAKTFPNNPTLLIDTYDTLQGARNAAVVAKELEQQGKKLGAVRLDSGDLADLSKKARAILDEQGLDYVRIVASNDLNEYKIDDLVKAGAPINGYGVGTEMITAKPIAAIPGVYKLVEDDDGAKIKLSNEKRTLPGKKQIYRIENKGKYEKDIIALETEKIEGKPLLEKAVLNGRRVRERRGLKETRQYCLEEVAKLPDELKQVRVDQQYTIELAPALNNLVEQLTKQYGGG
- a CDS encoding cysteine hydrolase; the encoded protein is MRKAGKMRIFYDIDTQHDFMSKFGALYIPDAELIKPNLKKLTEHAKAHGIPVIGSVDRHFGTEEYKDREGELQRWGGPFPDHCMAKTGGETKIGETLLYTIGSGKPADSAMTDRYGDRSIYIPHLSESMDVWGQTEWAFKVEWFSIRFQKTEEEGHIFIPTYFEKQAYDIFTNPALGHVLHIEKPKEAIVYGVATDYCVKAAVLGIQQRGIQCYVVEDAIKGVDPKTTEAAIEEMKKAGAKFINTKKVLEEIVR
- a CDS encoding radical SAM protein; the protein is MEVQTYSIVIGTEACNASCPYCVSKMTPQLGVENKHVDVNWRNFDIAARYAKDCGASTVLLTGKGEPTLFPELITDYMKHLKDYKFPFTELQTNGITLAEPAYDKYLKEWYDHGMTLVAISIAHYDAEKNREIYLPKRKQYFDLEGLISKLHSQKFGVRLSCTMLKEYIDDITELEELVRFAKKNDVEQLTLRPVRKPESSRNDEISDWVGKHAVDNDALKRIKDHLDTNATLLMELAHGAAVYDLGGQNICFTDALTIDPKSSQIRQLIFFPDGHLRYDWQYQGAILL
- a CDS encoding aminotransferase class I/II-fold pyridoxal phosphate-dependent enzyme, which translates into the protein MKQLKTMKAVYSYYFPEVKRLIDDLIIDYPHEMFLTSSNVDLDYFHEPVIEKLLKFYANVVPDLKNFEFSYPTSGSSEGIREYLTLLQSKGVNQIYVLKGEYEGFKETAKTRNIAAVEIDLEKISPSRLEKGLWFISNPSARDGNIIPNKTIMEICDSGHKIFYDLSYAGSTTQYEFGINHKNVEAAAISLSKPFGLFRYRVGFTFSRNEIPSLYSNKWFKSIPALLIAERIFDNMKIDELYAKYRPVQKKIIEEINDEFKLAIQPSDAILLGYLPKDDAAKLNPTLQELIAPFERGDNYRFCLTPYYEEKERG
- the nadE gene encoding NAD(+) synthase: MKIALAQMEVIPNRPDKNLETMIRMIEEAKQKKVDLIAFPEMCIGGYLLGDMWLNDDFCKDLMEYNEEIRKASSGIAIAFGNIFLDEHINDRVKDSALHPNKDGRIRRYNAVYVVQNQEYVERARETKILPKGAEPKTLLPNYRIFDDERYFFSLEDIAKDFNVGLESLKQPFLIELNGKKVPIGFELCEDLWCEDYRRKGKAQNPTKMLIDNGADLMVNLSASPWTHGKNSARDRRVQFLKQESGNGFVPFLYVNCIGVQNNGKNLVTFDGGSTAYNADGKPIMLSKEAYKEELMIIGCFDAKEVERKEEPKIAQKYKAIVEGIRHVKDLFGREEHPRHVIGLSGGIDSAVVAALLTQAVGRENVCAVNMPTKYNSEKTKQTAERVAESLGIAYMQLPIEEIVKLNEALLENIEADGKAKLSTLNKENIQAKIRGTSILSNLASKYGALFTCNGNKLEIAVGYVTLYGDVGGAYAPIGDLTKAEIVELAKYINKEVFKKEVIPEILIPDDLFRFRKEQIQPSAELEYNQVDPMKFGYHCALLEAFTDYKKKTPEDALRWYIAGVLEKNLGISAEMIKRYGVDDPRKFVEDMEWLVSGIQKNVFKRIQSPPIILTSKSAYGYDIRESMIPFRQTKEYDRLREHILGMKKYQTSGE
- a CDS encoding adenylyltransferase/cytidyltransferase family protein codes for the protein MKALVIGRFQPVHKGHIALIEDVDALKLEKIILGIGEEGKNRTPKNPFYFDEIRAMWLPNLEKLITPVEMYKIPDINNNEDYANYVEKITGCNEEDTIIVSGNAHTLGCFTNYGKNYRAYMPQRSDNGDGRLCGTKIRERVKAGGPWQTYVPESTMAVIEKINGADIIKYTGGENAN